A genome region from Brassica oleracea var. oleracea cultivar TO1000 chromosome C2, BOL, whole genome shotgun sequence includes the following:
- the LOC106325980 gene encoding organic cation/carnitine transporter 1-like: MKPSEPPKLVAASSNVSNDPSASEKGEATSQQQSNNGYALTVDEVIEQHIGALGFAQIVHALLVSIAWTFDAQSTLISIFSDAKPAARLLTTGAIVEGSILCGLSTGEWEWVGGKSDTIVSEWNLICQHKFLVALPSTLFFIGSLFGSGVYGYLADSWFGRKKTLFISCLLTFVTALAISFSPNVWVYAFLRFANGFFRSGIGSCCIVLATEVVGKKWRGQVGQYGFFFFTLGFLSLPLMGYLERKSWRNLYRITSLLPLGYAVFLLPFAYESPRWLLVKGLNKEAMVVLKKLARRNGKQLPADLSLVDPIQGRDDPTFSSSENFWRTKWAVKRIVMVMMAGFGTGFVYYGIQLNAENLNFNLYLTVAVNALMEFPAVFIGSFLLGVMNRRPLFSNSSYLAGICCLLCAVLSLHRVTRALPVSKWLQLAVEAIGFMASSTAYDVLYVYGVELFPTNVRNFAVSLLRQAFMLGASAAPLLVALGRESAMMSFIVFGVASVLSGVVSIWLRETRNAPLYETLTQQGEAEEMENEIEHS; this comes from the exons ATGAAACCTTCTGAACCTCCGAAGCTTGTGGCTGCATCATCAAACGTATCAAATGATCCATCAGCATCGGAGAAAGGAGAAGCAACAAGCCAACAACAATCCAACAATGGTTATGCACTCACAGTTGACGAGGTGATCGAGCAACACATTGGAGCACTTGGGTTTGCACAGATAGTGCATGCTCTTTTGGTCTCTATTGCTTGGACCTTCGATGCTCAGTCCACTCTTATATCCATATTCTCCGACGCTAAGCCCGCTGCGAGGCTTCTCACAACGGGAGCCATCGTGGAAGGCTCGATATTGTGTGGGTTGTCCACCGGAGAGTGGGAATGGGTTGGAGGAAAGAGCGACACTATTGTTTCAGAGTGGAATCTTATATGTCAACATAAGTTCCTCGTTGCTCTTCCATCCACTCTTTTCTTCATCGGATCTCTCTTTG GTTCGGGAGTTTATGGATATCTTGCTGATTCATGGTTTGGTCGGAAAAAGACACTATTTATCTCTTGTCTGTTAACGTTTGTCACCGCTTTAGCGATCTCCTTTTCACCAAACGTTTGGGTTTACGCGTTCTTGCGTTTCGCAAACGGGTTCTTTAGATCAGGAATCGGTTCTTGCTGCATCGTCCTCGCAACAGAGGTCGTTGGTAAAAAATGGCGTGGGCAAGTAGGGCAATATGGTTTCTTCTTCTTCACGTTAGGCTTTCTATCTTTACCACTCATGGGTTACTTGGAGAGAAAGTCATGGAGAAACCTTTACAGAATCACATCCCTTCTTCCTCTTGGATACGCTGTTTTTCTCTTGCCCTTTGCCTATGAGTCTCCTCGATGGCTTCTCGTCAAAGGACTTAACAAAGAAGCCATGGTGGTCTTGAAGAAACTCGCGAGGCGCAATGGGAAACAACTTCCAGCTGATCTAAGCCTAGTCGATCCGATTCAAGGAAGAGATGATCCAACTTTCTCGTCGTCTGAGAACTTTTGGAGGACTAAATGGGCAGTAAAGAGGATCGTAATGGTGATGATGGCTGGATTTGGCACTGGTTTTGTTTACTATGGAATCCAACTAAACGCTGAGAATCTCAACTTCAATCTTTACTTAACTGTTGCGGTGAACGCTCTGATGGAGTTTCCAGCGGTTTTCATCGGAAGTTTCCTCCTCGGCGTCATGAACCGTCGTCCGTTGTTCTCCAACTCATCATACCTAGCTGGAATATGTTGCTTACTCTGTGCGGTTCTCTCGCTCCACCGTGTGACCCGTGCACTACCCGTTTCCAAATGGCTGCAGCTAGCAGTTGAGGCAATCGGATTCATGGCGTCCTCAACGGCCTACGATGTCCTATATGTCTATGGCGTCGAGCTGTTCCCGACAAACGTGAGGAACTTTGCGGTTTCGCTCTTGCGTCAAGCGTTCATGCTAGGAGCGTCTGCAGCACCGTTGCTAGTTGCATTGGGAAGAGAAAGCGCGATGATGTCTTTCATTGTGTTTGGTGTTGCGTCTGTGTTGAGCGGCGTGGTGAGTATCTGGCTAAGGGAAACAAGAAACGCTCCACTTTATGAAACACTGACGCAGCAGGGGGAGGCTGAAGAGATGGAAAACGAAATAGAACACTCTTAA